From Sporomusaceae bacterium, the proteins below share one genomic window:
- a CDS encoding site-specific integrase has translation MEYVEPIRSDKQIKGMAYYLKGNNIRDYALFILGINSGLRISDLLALRVEDVKGKDRITIREKKTGKTKDFPLSDICKKVINEYLQALGLSVGPLFPSRKGGAPISRIQAYRVLNDAARHVGIKDCIGTHSLRKTFGYWAHQQGVDITRIQKLLNHSAPSITLAYIGITKEELDNVYINLNLGK, from the coding sequence ATGGAATACGTAGAGCCTATTCGGAGTGACAAGCAGATTAAGGGGATGGCATATTATCTTAAGGGAAACAATATAAGGGACTATGCTCTATTCATACTCGGCATAAATAGTGGTTTACGCATTTCTGACCTTCTGGCTTTACGCGTTGAGGATGTTAAGGGTAAGGATCGTATCACGATTCGGGAAAAGAAGACGGGGAAGACTAAGGACTTCCCCCTGTCAGATATCTGTAAAAAAGTTATCAATGAGTATCTACAGGCTTTAGGATTGTCTGTAGGGCCTTTGTTTCCTAGCCGTAAGGGTGGGGCACCTATATCCCGGATACAGGCTTACAGGGTGCTTAACGATGCTGCAAGGCACGTGGGCATTAAGGATTGCATCGGTACACACTCACTTAGGAAGACCTTTGGATATTGGGCCCATCAGCAAGGAGTAGATATTACACGGATACAGAAGCTGCTGAATCACTCCGCACCTTCAATAACACTTGCGTACATTGGGATAACGAAGGAAGAGTTAGATAATGTTTATATTAATTTAAATCTGGGGAAATAG
- a CDS encoding DEAD/DEAH box helicase family protein produces MIKIIDSIMGSGKTSWAIQKMNDNPYLRYIYITPFLEEVERIKQSCPGLHFYEPQNMGGGKRGNLLKLLKDGKNIVSTHALFQMSTAETIQLLNKWDYSLILDEVFNVLEEVKLKKGELKNVILKHFADIDENNQLIWRDIDCDSRYNDIKQMALDGNLIACGDYALVWTFPHAVFECFKEVYILTYMFKYQEQRYYFDQFKIKYKYFKLWRAEDKDNKYHLIEHDGQQYDTSQVKPLINIYQGHLNSMGDKSNFVLSKSWYRKNKKTNVIVIKNNTRNYFGNIVKGKSDQNLWTVFNEFSTLVKGEGYSKGFLACNARSTNKYSHKTNIAYLINLFINPVIAKYFQQFNIKINDRGIALSYLLQFLFRSAIREGKPINLYIPSRRMRLMLMRWLGYKNKEIF; encoded by the coding sequence TTGATTAAAATCATCGACTCGATTATGGGGAGTGGTAAGACAAGCTGGGCGATTCAGAAGATGAATGACAACCCATATTTACGGTATATCTACATTACTCCCTTTCTTGAAGAGGTCGAGAGGATTAAGCAAAGTTGTCCAGGGCTGCATTTCTATGAACCGCAAAACATGGGAGGAGGGAAGAGGGGGAACCTGCTCAAGCTATTGAAGGACGGCAAAAACATTGTAAGTACACATGCGCTATTTCAGATGAGTACTGCTGAAACAATCCAGCTATTAAACAAATGGGATTATTCATTAATATTGGACGAGGTATTCAATGTACTGGAAGAAGTAAAACTCAAGAAAGGTGAATTAAAAAATGTAATATTAAAACATTTTGCAGATATTGATGAAAACAATCAATTAATATGGCGTGACATTGATTGTGACAGTAGATACAACGACATAAAGCAAATGGCATTGGATGGTAACTTAATAGCCTGCGGAGATTACGCACTCGTATGGACTTTTCCGCATGCCGTATTTGAATGCTTCAAAGAAGTATATATCCTCACATACATGTTCAAATATCAAGAGCAGCGATATTACTTCGATCAGTTCAAAATCAAATATAAATATTTTAAATTGTGGAGGGCTGAAGATAAAGATAATAAATATCATTTGATTGAACATGATGGGCAGCAATATGATACAAGTCAAGTAAAGCCACTCATAAATATTTACCAAGGTCATTTAAACAGTATGGGTGACAAAAGTAATTTTGTATTGAGTAAAAGTTGGTATCGGAAAAACAAAAAGACTAATGTAATAGTAATAAAGAACAATACTCGAAACTACTTCGGGAATATTGTAAAAGGTAAATCTGATCAAAATCTTTGGACGGTATTTAATGAGTTCAGTACGCTAGTGAAAGGAGAAGGATATAGTAAAGGGTTCTTGGCATGTAATGCACGCAGTACCAATAAATACTCGCATAAAACCAATATTGCTTATCTGATAAACTTATTTATAAATCCGGTCATAGCAAAATACTTTCAGCAGTTCAACATTAAAATAAATGATCGTGGTATTGCACTATCATACCTACTTCAATTCTTATTTCGATCCGCTATCAGGGAGGGTAAACCTATTAATCTTTATATACCTTCTCGAAGAATGCGGCTCATGTTAATGCGATGGCTAGGTTATAAAAACAAAGAAATATTTTAG
- a CDS encoding site-specific integrase — translation MSKTVRKMQNKLKVQDLIGEFVNEKRLEGLGKFAIEAIEFTLYKFFQYYKRGFDEGEELGKAVRTFLTDGKGNEYYNKQLSILSRFFKHCIAMELLKENPCQGLKYKKHTRRIVDLDKTVIKELLKLPDQKTFAGFRNWVLMILILDTGIRPYEALQLRISDFRETLIWIRPEISKTRQERFLPLSKGTISAIKKLIAVRHDEWEKNGYIFCGFEGEQLSHKTMQYQFRQYSKRLGTKVTLYDLRHTFALWYIRNNGNAFSLQAILGHTTMEMTRVYVQLVEADISNNHAQASPINTLLSEQHRLNKIKR, via the coding sequence ATGTCCAAAACCGTTAGAAAAATGCAAAACAAGCTGAAGGTGCAGGATTTAATCGGTGAATTCGTTAATGAAAAAAGATTGGAGGGGTTAGGCAAATTTGCAATTGAAGCTATTGAATTTACTTTATACAAGTTCTTTCAGTACTATAAACGTGGATTTGATGAGGGGGAGGAACTAGGCAAAGCAGTACGGACATTCCTAACCGACGGTAAGGGCAATGAGTACTATAATAAACAATTGTCCATTCTATCCCGGTTTTTTAAACATTGCATTGCGATGGAGCTACTTAAAGAGAACCCTTGCCAGGGATTGAAGTATAAAAAGCATACAAGGCGAATAGTTGACCTAGATAAAACAGTGATAAAAGAGCTTTTAAAACTCCCGGATCAGAAGACCTTTGCCGGGTTTCGTAATTGGGTATTGATGATTCTGATATTGGATACTGGCATAAGGCCGTACGAAGCCCTACAACTGCGTATAAGCGATTTTAGGGAGACTCTTATATGGATTCGGCCGGAGATCAGTAAAACCCGCCAGGAACGGTTTTTGCCGTTATCAAAAGGCACAATAAGTGCTATTAAAAAATTGATTGCGGTCCGACATGATGAATGGGAAAAGAATGGGTATATATTCTGCGGTTTTGAGGGTGAGCAATTATCCCACAAAACTATGCAGTATCAATTCCGTCAATATTCCAAGCGATTAGGAACAAAGGTTACTCTCTATGATTTGAGACATACTTTTGCTCTTTGGTATATCAGAAATAATGGTAACGCATTCAGCTTACAGGCTATTTTGGGCCATACTACGATGGAAATGACACGAGTATATGTGCAACTTGTTGAGGCTGATATAAGCAATAATCACGCCCAAGCAAGCCCAATCAATACGCTGTTATCCGAACAACATAGGTTAAATAAAATAAAAAGATGA
- a CDS encoding N-acetyltransferase: protein MIYRKPTFKDVEAIHKLVNDYAEKGLMLARSRNVLYETLRDMIVAEEDGRIVGIGALHLVWDELAEVRALAVAPEVVRKGVGRVLVAKLTEEAIELGVKTLFALTYQPEFFAKQGFSEANKDKLPHKVWKECINCPKFPNCDEIAVIKELA from the coding sequence ATGATTTACCGCAAGCCTACTTTCAAAGATGTCGAGGCTATTCATAAACTGGTCAACGATTATGCCGAAAAAGGCCTTATGCTGGCCCGGTCGCGCAACGTCCTATACGAGACTCTCAGAGATATGATCGTCGCCGAAGAGGACGGCCGGATCGTCGGCATCGGCGCGCTCCATCTGGTCTGGGACGAACTAGCCGAAGTACGGGCCCTGGCCGTTGCCCCGGAAGTTGTCAGGAAAGGCGTCGGTCGCGTTCTGGTCGCCAAGTTGACGGAAGAAGCCATAGAACTGGGCGTAAAAACGCTCTTCGCTCTCACATACCAACCGGAATTCTTTGCCAAACAGGGCTTCTCCGAAGCCAACAAAGACAAACTCCCTCACAAGGTCTGGAAAGAATGTATCAACTGCCCCAAATTCCCCAACTGTGATGAAATAGCTGTGATTAAGGAACTGGCGTAG
- a CDS encoding methyl-accepting chemotaxis protein, translated as MDAQIRLATVGSSQIVADELLDAAHHLLGKELGGRGYAIGDVSDHNIADLFICLPTRVEEAAKKIPRDKIVSLELIPDAFFYVKVAMLPVGSQVSVFNNNTAQAEAIAKYCQQHGVTHINYNYLPYSELPQEELGAKLETARYIIGAERIVGAGGVLPAKYGAYMRPDATVIGATRIATTDSVCALMRWITLYNHKRVANEVAALTSTLNGQLQEFAAAAAEVSRSITANSSTINDVDAQMKVELARVDETSRQSEALVASTRSIGGIAETIKNVADQTNLLALNAAIEAARVGEHGRGFAVVAQEVRKLAEETRGSTDTIRKSVNEVQSMVGKITPTLGALSTEMSANQRQIAKIAETAAEESRAVADIAKALSGIREISDKLQASVLKLTEC; from the coding sequence TTGGATGCCCAAATTCGCCTGGCTACCGTCGGCAGCTCGCAGATTGTCGCTGATGAATTGCTCGATGCCGCCCACCATCTGCTCGGGAAGGAGCTCGGCGGCCGAGGCTATGCCATCGGCGACGTAAGCGACCATAACATTGCGGATCTTTTCATCTGCCTGCCTACGCGGGTAGAAGAGGCGGCCAAGAAGATCCCCCGCGACAAGATTGTCTCCCTTGAGCTTATCCCCGATGCCTTTTTTTATGTAAAAGTTGCGATGCTGCCTGTCGGCAGCCAGGTATCCGTTTTCAACAATAATACGGCTCAGGCGGAAGCAATAGCGAAATACTGTCAGCAGCACGGCGTTACCCACATCAACTACAATTACCTGCCGTACAGCGAACTACCGCAGGAAGAGCTCGGCGCCAAGCTTGAGACGGCGCGTTACATAATCGGCGCGGAGCGCATCGTCGGCGCCGGCGGTGTCCTGCCGGCAAAATACGGCGCCTACATGAGGCCCGACGCGACCGTCATCGGCGCTACCCGCATCGCCACAACCGATTCGGTCTGCGCGCTGATGCGCTGGATTACCCTTTATAACCACAAGCGCGTGGCGAACGAGGTCGCCGCCCTGACAAGCACCCTTAACGGCCAATTGCAGGAGTTCGCGGCAGCGGCCGCCGAGGTATCGCGCTCGATCACCGCCAACTCGTCGACAATCAACGACGTGGACGCCCAAATGAAAGTCGAACTGGCCCGGGTCGACGAAACCAGCCGCCAGTCCGAGGCGCTGGTAGCTTCCACCCGCAGCATTGGCGGCATCGCCGAGACGATCAAGAATGTCGCCGACCAGACAAACCTGCTGGCGCTCAACGCCGCAATCGAGGCGGCCAGGGTCGGCGAGCACGGCCGCGGTTTCGCGGTCGTCGCCCAGGAGGTGCGCAAGCTGGCCGAGGAAACCCGCGGCTCGACCGATACCATCCGTAAGTCGGTTAACGAGGTGCAGTCGATGGTCGGCAAAATCACGCCGACGCTTGGCGCCCTTTCGACGGAGATGAGCGCCAATCAGCGCCAGATCGCCAAAATTGCCGAGACAGCCGCCGAGGAAAGCCGCGCGGTCGCCGACATCGCCAAGGCTTTGTCAGGCATCCGCGAGATCAGTGACAAGCTGCAGGCCTCGGTGCTGAAGCTGACGGAATGCTGA
- the nth gene encoding endonuclease III, protein MRTSKTTRDRILAILAATYGGAATALEYGSPFELLVAVVLSAQCTDTRVNIITARLFPAYDTPAKMLALGEDGLAERIRDCGLFRGKARNLIAACGMLINDYGGEVPGTFADLTRLPGVGRKTANVLLSQLFAVPAIAVDTHVFRVANRLGLANGKTPEQVEEGLMKVVPRRDWGDAHHWLIWHGRKICKARRPDCGQCPLKELCPSAFK, encoded by the coding sequence TTGCGTACAAGCAAAACGACGCGCGACCGCATCCTCGCCATCCTCGCAGCCACCTACGGCGGCGCCGCCACCGCCCTCGAATACGGCTCGCCCTTCGAACTGCTCGTCGCGGTTGTCCTCTCCGCCCAGTGCACCGACACGCGGGTCAACATCATAACCGCCCGCCTCTTCCCCGCCTACGACACCCCCGCCAAAATGCTCGCCCTCGGCGAAGACGGCCTGGCGGAGCGTATCCGCGACTGCGGGCTCTTTCGGGGCAAAGCGCGCAACCTGATCGCCGCCTGTGGCATGCTGATAAACGATTACGGCGGCGAGGTGCCCGGCACGTTCGCGGACCTGACGCGCCTCCCCGGCGTGGGGCGCAAGACCGCCAACGTCCTCCTCAGCCAGCTGTTCGCCGTACCCGCCATCGCCGTCGACACCCACGTATTTCGGGTGGCCAACCGGCTGGGTCTGGCGAACGGCAAAACACCCGAGCAGGTCGAAGAGGGACTGATGAAGGTCGTGCCGCGCCGCGACTGGGGCGACGCCCACCACTGGCTCATCTGGCACGGGCGTAAAATCTGCAAGGCCCGCCGCCCGGATTGCGGGCAGTGTCCGCTCAAAGAGCTATGTCCCAGCGCCTTCAAGTGA
- a CDS encoding nucleotidyltransferase family protein — protein sequence MIAAVVLAAGAARRMGRPKQLLPLAGRPLVWHVAATACRSVVDEVIVVTGAKRAAVAAAVAGLPARLAHNPRWQSGQASSLQAGLNAVSPGTGAIIFLLADQPLVTPALLDSLAAAYHAGGGSIVAPVAGGRRGNPVLFDIGRWRQQLLALTGDAGARAIIAAHPDQVTAVPVADGTVFFDVDTPAEYDEIQRLYATIHPGG from the coding sequence GTGATCGCCGCCGTCGTCCTGGCCGCCGGCGCGGCCCGGCGGATGGGCCGCCCCAAACAGCTCCTGCCGCTCGCCGGCCGGCCGCTGGTGTGGCACGTTGCCGCCACCGCCTGCCGGTCGGTCGTCGACGAAGTGATAGTAGTCACCGGTGCCAAGCGGGCGGCCGTCGCGGCAGCCGTCGCCGGCCTGCCGGCCAGATTGGCTCACAATCCCCGCTGGCAGTCGGGGCAGGCAAGCTCGCTGCAGGCCGGGCTGAATGCCGTCAGCCCCGGTACTGGCGCCATTATCTTCCTGCTCGCCGACCAGCCGCTTGTCACCCCTGCGCTGCTTGATTCGCTGGCGGCTGCCTATCACGCCGGCGGCGGGTCAATCGTCGCCCCGGTCGCCGGCGGGCGGCGCGGCAATCCGGTACTGTTCGACATCGGGCGCTGGCGGCAGCAGCTCCTGGCCCTCACCGGCGACGCCGGCGCCAGGGCGATCATCGCCGCCCACCCCGATCAGGTCACAGCTGTGCCCGTTGCCGATGGAACAGTGTTTTTCGACGTCGATACCCCTGCCGAATACGACGAAATACAGCGCCTTTACGCGACAATACATCCAGGAGGCTAA
- a CDS encoding molybdopterin-binding protein codes for MQGVGMMAIKKVRVEEAVGMVLGHDITKIVPGEYKGPAFKKGHIIRAEDISHLKDIGKEHIYLIELTAGQVHENEAVTRIARAVAGAGITLAEPSEGKVNLKAAADGLLKVNRELVTAINGVEHAVLSTLHSNLPVKAGDLLASVKVVPLVVEAATVETVEKIAAGANIVSVMPMRNLKVAAVITGNEVFHGRIDDRFAPVFAAKTAQYGATMLGATFRPDDPELIKEAILAYKDQGADVIVASGGMSVDPDDVTPDAIRATGAEVVSYGTPVLPGAMFMLAYLGDVAVMGMPACGMYSKTTVFDLILPRVLAGERLRKDDIAALGYGGLCLSCRECTHPHCPFGKA; via the coding sequence ATGCAGGGAGTGGGCATGATGGCCATCAAAAAAGTGCGGGTGGAGGAAGCGGTCGGGATGGTGCTTGGGCATGATATAACCAAAATAGTGCCTGGCGAATACAAAGGACCGGCCTTCAAAAAAGGCCACATCATCAGGGCCGAGGACATCTCCCACCTGAAAGATATCGGCAAAGAGCACATCTACCTCATCGAACTCACCGCCGGCCAGGTGCACGAAAACGAGGCCGTTACCCGCATCGCCCGGGCGGTGGCCGGGGCGGGAATCACGCTGGCTGAGCCGTCCGAAGGCAAGGTCAACCTCAAAGCCGCCGCCGACGGCCTGCTCAAGGTCAACAGGGAGCTGGTGACGGCCATTAACGGTGTCGAACACGCCGTGCTTTCCACCCTCCACAGCAACCTTCCCGTCAAAGCCGGCGATCTGCTGGCCTCCGTCAAAGTTGTGCCGCTGGTCGTAGAGGCCGCCACGGTGGAAACGGTGGAGAAAATCGCCGCCGGCGCAAACATCGTTTCCGTCATGCCGATGCGCAACCTCAAGGTAGCTGCCGTCATCACCGGCAACGAAGTCTTCCACGGGCGCATCGACGATCGCTTCGCCCCGGTATTTGCGGCCAAAACGGCCCAGTACGGAGCGACCATGCTCGGCGCCACCTTCAGACCCGACGACCCCGAACTAATCAAAGAAGCCATCCTTGCCTATAAAGACCAGGGAGCCGATGTAATCGTCGCTTCCGGCGGCATGTCGGTCGACCCCGACGACGTGACCCCCGACGCCATCCGCGCCACCGGGGCCGAAGTGGTCAGCTACGGTACCCCGGTCCTTCCCGGCGCCATGTTCATGCTCGCCTATCTCGGCGACGTCGCCGTCATGGGCATGCCGGCCTGCGGAATGTACTCCAAAACAACCGTGTTCGATCTCATCCTCCCGCGGGTGCTGGCCGGAGAGCGTCTGCGCAAGGACGACATCGCAGCTTTAGGCTACGGTGGACTGTGTCTGTCCTGCCGGGAATGCACTCACCCCCACTGCCCCTTCGGCAAAGCGTGA
- a CDS encoding PFL family protein translates to MLSVQDILETNRMIEENKLDVRTITLGISLRDCSHPDIKVFCANIYDKITKTAERLVQTGEDIEAEYGIPIINKRISVTPIAIAAESCRTDSYLPVAEAMDAAAKAVGVNFIGGFSALVEKGYTKGDRILIRSIPAALATTERVCSSVNLASTKAGINMDCVREMGQIIKQTAELTRDRDALGCAKLVVFANVPEDNPFMAGAFHGVGEAETAVNVGVSGPGVVKRALEEARGKDFGAVAETIKRTAFKITRVGQLVAQEASRRLGVPFGIIDLSLAPTPAVGDSVAHILEEMGLESCGAPGTTAALALLNDAVKKGGIMASSYVGGLSGAFIPVSEDAGMIAAVECGSLTLEKLEAMTCVCSVGLDMIAVPGDTSAATIAAIIADEAAIGMINNKTTAVRIIPVPGKKVGDRVEFGGLLGHSPIIPVNSFKADDFIARGGRIPAPVRSMTN, encoded by the coding sequence ATGCTATCTGTTCAGGATATCCTCGAAACCAACCGGATGATCGAGGAAAACAAACTTGACGTGCGCACGATTACCCTCGGGATCAGCCTGCGCGACTGCAGCCATCCCGATATCAAGGTCTTTTGCGCCAATATCTACGACAAAATCACCAAGACGGCCGAACGGCTGGTGCAGACCGGCGAAGACATCGAAGCCGAGTACGGCATCCCCATCATCAACAAGCGCATCTCAGTAACGCCGATAGCCATCGCGGCCGAGAGCTGCCGCACCGACAGCTACCTGCCGGTGGCCGAGGCCATGGATGCTGCCGCCAAAGCTGTCGGCGTCAATTTCATCGGCGGCTTTTCGGCCCTCGTGGAAAAAGGCTACACCAAAGGGGACCGCATCCTCATCCGCTCCATCCCGGCAGCGCTGGCTACGACCGAGCGGGTGTGCTCCTCGGTGAACCTGGCATCCACCAAGGCCGGTATCAACATGGACTGTGTGCGGGAAATGGGCCAGATCATCAAACAAACGGCCGAGCTGACCCGCGACCGCGACGCCCTCGGCTGCGCCAAACTCGTCGTCTTCGCCAACGTCCCGGAGGACAACCCCTTCATGGCCGGCGCCTTCCACGGCGTGGGCGAAGCCGAAACGGCCGTCAACGTTGGCGTAAGCGGACCCGGCGTCGTCAAACGGGCGCTGGAGGAAGCGCGCGGCAAGGACTTCGGCGCGGTCGCCGAGACGATCAAGCGCACCGCCTTCAAAATCACCCGCGTAGGGCAGCTGGTGGCCCAGGAGGCTTCGCGGCGCCTCGGCGTGCCCTTCGGCATCATCGACCTCTCGCTCGCGCCCACCCCGGCGGTCGGCGACAGCGTCGCCCACATCCTTGAGGAAATGGGTCTGGAGAGCTGCGGCGCACCAGGCACCACGGCCGCCCTGGCGCTCCTTAACGACGCCGTCAAAAAAGGCGGCATCATGGCCTCCTCCTACGTTGGCGGCCTGAGCGGCGCCTTCATCCCCGTCAGCGAGGACGCCGGCATGATCGCCGCCGTCGAGTGCGGCAGCCTAACCCTTGAAAAACTTGAGGCCATGACCTGCGTCTGTTCTGTCGGACTCGACATGATCGCCGTGCCGGGCGACACCTCGGCGGCCACCATCGCCGCCATCATCGCCGACGAGGCGGCCATCGGCATGATCAACAACAAAACCACGGCGGTGCGGATCATCCCCGTGCCGGGCAAGAAAGTCGGCGACAGGGTGGAATTCGGCGGCCTTCTCGGCCACAGCCCGATAATTCCCGTCAACTCCTTCAAAGCCGACGACTTCATCGCCCGCGGCGGGCGCATCCCCGCCCCCGTGCGCAGCATGACCAACTAA
- a CDS encoding ACT domain-containing protein: MKVVITIIGQDRVGIVAMVSTTLAANSVNILDINQNIVNGFFNMVMIADMSGATISLKDLQQLLKEKGQAMGLEIKVQHEDIFKAMHRI, translated from the coding sequence ATGAAAGTCGTCATAACCATCATCGGCCAGGACAGAGTGGGCATAGTAGCCATGGTCAGCACAACGCTGGCGGCCAACAGCGTCAACATCCTCGACATCAATCAGAACATCGTCAACGGCTTCTTCAACATGGTCATGATCGCCGACATGAGCGGGGCGACGATAAGCCTCAAAGATTTGCAGCAGCTTCTCAAGGAGAAGGGACAGGCCATGGGCCTCGAAATCAAGGTGCAGCATGAGGATATATTCAAAGCCATGCACCGCATTTAA
- the yqeC gene encoding selenium cofactor biosynthesis protein YqeC, whose translation MTKNNGGLHPVWRELLASLPSPGLVTLIGGGGKTSLMYYLVAGLKAAGTAAFAAATAKLFMPEGAGHRAILVSSLAEFRRVVEELRHSPALVTVARGIADGAERKLAGLEPEWLDALAAEYPSVRFIVEGDGSAGLPLKGHLPHDPVVPAATRLLVPVIGAEAIGRPLTADCIHRPARAAELLGVAEGETITTAMIVTILLHPQGYLHNCPPGARVVPFINKAEGEAMRPAEELAAVVLSAGHPAVGGVVIGSMRRQEFSFIRK comes from the coding sequence ATGACGAAGAATAACGGCGGCCTGCACCCGGTCTGGCGCGAGCTTCTCGCTTCGCTGCCTTCCCCCGGCCTGGTCACCCTTATCGGCGGCGGCGGCAAAACCAGCCTCATGTACTACCTCGTAGCCGGCCTCAAGGCCGCCGGTACTGCCGCCTTCGCCGCCGCCACCGCCAAGCTCTTCATGCCCGAGGGAGCCGGCCACCGGGCAATACTGGTCAGCTCCCTGGCGGAATTCCGCCGGGTCGTCGAAGAGCTGCGCCACAGTCCGGCGCTGGTGACTGTGGCCCGCGGGATAGCGGACGGCGCCGAACGCAAGCTGGCCGGTCTTGAGCCGGAATGGCTGGACGCGCTGGCGGCAGAGTACCCCTCAGTCAGATTCATCGTCGAAGGCGACGGCTCGGCCGGCCTGCCCCTAAAGGGCCATCTCCCCCACGATCCGGTTGTGCCGGCCGCCACCCGCCTCCTCGTCCCGGTCATCGGCGCCGAGGCTATCGGCCGGCCGCTCACCGCCGACTGCATCCACCGGCCGGCGCGGGCCGCAGAGCTCCTCGGCGTGGCCGAAGGGGAAACCATAACAACGGCAATGATCGTCACAATCCTTCTCCACCCGCAAGGCTATCTCCACAACTGCCCGCCTGGGGCGCGCGTCGTCCCCTTCATCAACAAGGCCGAAGGCGAGGCGATGCGCCCAGCGGAAGAGTTGGCGGCCGTCGTGCTGTCGGCCGGTCATCCAGCCGTCGGCGGCGTTGTTATCGGCAGCATGCGACGGCAAGAATTTTCCTTTATCAGAAAATAG
- a CDS encoding cyclase family protein, with amino-acid sequence MVKNWDKVKMYDLTQKLSHLTPPWPTYEPLQIKFFKRLTSNGANGQVITTSNHVGTHLDGSLHFCTHGRDIAAIPLTDLIGPGVVVDVSDIAEDYGIYTSKDIMERADVREGDILLIYTGYHKYSWDQPAADEVRYMVKHPGPTREFAQWCRKMKFKWLGVDAGSADHPMNTKIREWCPRQAAECEQYFRAKYGKGIDDVFPPDHYQLMHIDLFPYDIIHAENVGGEIEKVLGKRLIIGCYPWRFEGGESSICRIVAYDEE; translated from the coding sequence ATGGTCAAGAACTGGGACAAAGTCAAAATGTACGACCTCACGCAGAAACTCAGCCACCTCACTCCTCCATGGCCGACCTACGAGCCGCTGCAGATCAAATTCTTCAAGCGCCTGACCTCCAACGGCGCCAACGGCCAGGTCATCACCACCTCCAACCACGTCGGCACCCATCTGGACGGCTCGCTCCATTTCTGCACCCACGGCCGCGACATCGCCGCCATCCCCCTCACCGACCTCATCGGCCCCGGCGTAGTCGTCGACGTCAGCGACATCGCAGAAGACTACGGCATTTACACCTCCAAAGACATCATGGAACGGGCCGATGTCCGCGAGGGCGACATCCTCCTCATCTACACCGGCTACCACAAATACTCCTGGGATCAGCCGGCCGCCGACGAAGTCCGCTACATGGTCAAACACCCCGGCCCGACCCGCGAATTCGCGCAGTGGTGCCGCAAGATGAAATTCAAATGGCTGGGCGTCGACGCCGGGTCGGCCGACCACCCCATGAACACCAAAATCCGTGAATGGTGTCCGCGGCAGGCGGCCGAGTGTGAGCAGTATTTCCGGGCAAAGTACGGCAAGGGCATCGACGACGTCTTCCCGCCCGATCATTACCAGCTTATGCACATCGACCTCTTCCCCTACGACATCATCCATGCCGAAAATGTCGGCGGCGAAATCGAGAAGGTGCTCGGCAAGCGCCTGATAATCGGCTGCTACCCCTGGCGGTTCGAAGGCGGCGAATCATCGATCTGCCGCATCGTCGCCTATGACGAAGAATAA